In the genome of Spirochaetia bacterium, one region contains:
- a CDS encoding GGDEF domain-containing phosphodiesterase, which translates to MQYDLKYNITALAFLVLLTISFFRTKRFPNKANRTYGLVLVITFFCVSFDCLTAYTISFPYLLPVWSNYVLNIFFFIMHTSLGFLALIYVLLITDNNIKPLKRFPIIVFSAFYILLVLLILTTMFHHGIFYFDRNRTYTHGKLYVPYFIILSSFLITGSIYSIARRNFLQKDQRLTIPIYTAILIGANIIQFRTPSIFINGVSVILAEYMMYITLQNPSEYFDQTTGLYSRYALDTYMEDCIHDKKQFQVVMVNMKHTNAINKALGITFTNQILRELAATLAAIAGKKNLCFNVTGDIAVILTHEEKEHKRIYEKLHTAFPSIMEIEHKKVEVELHLGSIDTLEGLSNTSEFHEMLRLCNIMSRDKNSKKELTTAELTGIKKYQKAEKNLKDALLFKQILLTLQPIYNSQTKKIIGAEALARIENEKGQLLQPASFIPIAEDNGLVTELDMQIFANACEALKKINRTNADFTVSVNLAAIDFLSDKIVERIFQIIDKYDIDTQKLVIELTETGASISPMILQVMQRLKAKGIRLAIDDFGIGFANYDAILRLPVDFIKIDRNLLLLCQEQPKYQVILEHLAIALKQVGRLVLIEGIETPEQATLASKMGICLQQGFLYGKPDSIDKMLQLLQ; encoded by the coding sequence ATGCAATATGATTTAAAATACAATATTACAGCCCTTGCTTTCCTCGTACTTCTTACTATTTCTTTTTTCAGGACGAAACGCTTTCCCAACAAAGCAAACAGAACCTATGGTCTTGTCCTTGTCATTACTTTTTTCTGTGTCAGTTTCGATTGTCTCACCGCCTATACCATTTCTTTTCCTTACCTGCTTCCCGTATGGTCCAACTATGTGCTGAATATCTTTTTCTTTATCATGCATACTTCTTTGGGTTTCCTGGCTTTGATCTATGTCCTGCTGATAACTGACAACAATATAAAACCCTTGAAGAGATTTCCAATCATAGTTTTCAGTGCTTTCTATATACTGTTGGTCCTGCTGATTCTGACTACCATGTTCCATCATGGTATTTTTTACTTTGACCGGAACAGGACCTACACACATGGAAAACTGTATGTTCCTTATTTCATTATCCTTTCATCTTTCCTGATCACAGGATCAATCTACTCCATTGCAAGAAGAAATTTCCTTCAAAAGGACCAGAGGCTGACCATCCCGATCTATACTGCAATCTTGATAGGTGCAAACATCATACAATTTCGTACCCCATCCATCTTCATCAATGGGGTCTCAGTCATCTTGGCTGAGTATATGATGTATATTACCTTGCAAAACCCTTCTGAATATTTTGACCAGACTACAGGACTTTATTCCCGCTATGCCTTGGATACCTACATGGAAGACTGCATACACGACAAAAAGCAGTTCCAAGTCGTCATGGTCAACATGAAACACACCAATGCCATCAACAAGGCACTGGGTATTACATTTACAAATCAGATATTGAGGGAACTTGCTGCTACACTGGCTGCAATTGCGGGAAAGAAAAACCTCTGTTTCAATGTAACAGGAGATATTGCTGTCATTCTTACCCATGAGGAAAAAGAACATAAAAGAATTTATGAAAAACTACATACAGCCTTTCCTTCCATCATGGAAATTGAACATAAGAAAGTAGAGGTAGAACTTCATTTAGGCTCCATCGACACCTTGGAAGGACTTTCCAATACTTCTGAATTTCATGAAATGCTACGGTTGTGCAACATAATGTCAAGGGATAAGAACAGTAAGAAGGAACTTACAACAGCAGAGCTGACAGGTATCAAGAAATACCAAAAAGCTGAAAAGAACTTAAAGGATGCACTGCTTTTCAAGCAAATATTGCTCACTCTCCAGCCTATCTACAATTCGCAAACAAAGAAGATCATAGGGGCTGAAGCCCTAGCTCGGATTGAAAACGAAAAAGGTCAATTGCTCCAACCCGCCAGTTTTATTCCCATTGCAGAAGACAACGGTCTTGTTACCGAACTTGATATGCAGATTTTTGCAAACGCATGCGAAGCTTTGAAGAAAATCAATAGGACGAATGCTGATTTCACAGTTTCAGTCAATCTTGCTGCCATCGATTTCCTATCTGATAAAATTGTTGAACGAATATTCCAGATCATAGACAAATATGACATTGACACCCAAAAATTGGTAATTGAGCTTACAGAAACAGGGGCTTCAATTTCCCCTATGATCCTACAAGTAATGCAAAGGCTAAAAGCAAAAGGCATCAGGTTGGCCATTGATGATTTCGGTATAGGTTTTGCCAACTATGATGCAATTCTCAGGCTTCCTGTCGACTTCATCAAGATTGACAGGAACCTTCTCCTGCTTTGTCAGGAACAACCGAAATACCAAGTCATCCTGGAACATCTTGCCATTGCACTGAAACAAGTAGGGCGTCTGGTCTTGATCGAAGGCATAGAAACTCCAGAACAGGCAACACTAGCTAGCAAAATGGGTATCTGTCTCCAACAAGGTTTCCTCTATGGCAAGCCTGATTCAATAGACAAGATGCTGCAATTGCTCCAGTGA
- the dtd gene encoding D-aminoacyl-tRNA deacylase has protein sequence MKCVIQRVKDARLTVEDKLISSIDEGLLIYWGVAKGDGPEKVTYLCNKIAKLRLFTDAEGKQNLSSYDVQAKLMVVSQFTLCADLFKGNRPSYDKAASGQEAEPLYELALRTFRKLGFQTVAGVFGAHMMINYTNVGPLTMVIEK, from the coding sequence ATGAAATGTGTCATACAACGAGTCAAAGATGCCAGACTGACAGTAGAAGACAAACTGATAAGCAGCATCGATGAAGGGCTTTTGATCTACTGGGGAGTTGCCAAAGGCGATGGTCCTGAAAAAGTTACTTACCTCTGCAATAAGATAGCAAAGCTCAGGCTGTTTACCGATGCAGAAGGCAAACAGAATCTTTCCAGCTACGATGTACAGGCAAAACTCATGGTCGTCAGCCAATTTACGCTCTGTGCAGATCTTTTCAAAGGAAACCGCCCCTCCTATGACAAGGCAGCAAGCGGCCAAGAAGCAGAACCACTGTACGAACTTGCACTCAGGACCTTCAGGAAACTAGGGTTTCAGACTGTCGCAGGTGTCTTCGGAGCCCATATGATGATAAATTATACGAATGTCGGTCCACTTACCATGGTAATAGAGAAATAG
- a CDS encoding ABC transporter permease, whose translation MFNFILTHGPEVVSKTLEHISLSLSAVILACIIGIPVGFLIVNHKKLSNLVLGIANIIQTIPSLAMFAFALPLFGIGVKPAIFALFLYALLPIIKNTLLGIRSVDPAIIKAARGMGMSKKQIMFMVEVPLSISIIMGGIRIATVTSIGVTTIATLIAAGGLGDFIYQGLSTFNQPMILTGAFLSALLALVSDFFLGLLEKKLTSKGL comes from the coding sequence ATGTTCAATTTCATACTGACCCATGGTCCGGAAGTAGTATCAAAGACTCTGGAACATATCTCACTTTCACTGTCTGCCGTCATCCTCGCCTGTATCATAGGTATTCCTGTCGGTTTTCTCATCGTCAATCATAAAAAGTTGTCAAACCTGGTCCTGGGCATTGCAAACATAATCCAGACAATTCCATCTCTGGCAATGTTTGCTTTTGCACTGCCTTTATTCGGGATCGGTGTCAAACCAGCCATCTTCGCCTTGTTCCTTTATGCATTGCTTCCTATCATCAAGAACACATTGCTCGGGATAAGAAGTGTTGATCCTGCCATCATCAAGGCAGCCAGAGGCATGGGGATGTCAAAGAAACAGATTATGTTCATGGTAGAAGTCCCTCTTTCCATATCCATAATCATGGGTGGTATCCGCATTGCGACGGTTACCAGCATCGGCGTCACGACAATTGCCACCTTGATTGCGGCAGGAGGACTGGGAGATTTCATTTATCAAGGACTGAGTACCTTCAACCAACCGATGATACTTACAGGCGCTTTCCTTTCTGCCTTGCTTGCCCTTGTTTCCGATTTCTTCCTCGGACTGCTGGAAAAGAAGTTGACATCCAAAGGCCTATAA
- a CDS encoding betaine/proline/choline family ABC transporter ATP-binding protein (Members of the family are the ATP-binding subunit of ABC transporters for substrates such as betaine, L-proline or other amino acids, choline, carnitine, etc. The substrate specificity is best determined from the substrate-binding subunit, rather than this subunit, as it interacts with the permease subunit and not with substrate directly.), whose product MITYSHVYKSYKNGAYVIKDLNLQIKDGELIVLVGESGCGKTTTMQMLNRLIEPTKGRISINGNDIMEMDPIDLRKHIGYVIQNTGLFPHWTIEENIATLLRLRKVSKQETEMKVKQFMDLVNLEYDQFAKRYPKQLSGGQQQRVGVARALINEPEIILMDEPFSALDPITREQLQDELLKLHDELHKTIIFVTHDIDEAIKLGDRIAVMQHGKISQIDTAENILKNPANEFVEKFVGKNRLWKTPDMLTAQDVMDTDFVTIDPDRSVIQAIELMQAHKKPILCVVQKAPNDRKKLVGLIGTNRLWSIKDRTVRIKDVMKTNPKAFLPSTSLTEIIAEREKNNVVFSAVVDSEGILQGMITNTSILNILSQIMPGKEDY is encoded by the coding sequence ATGATAACATATAGTCATGTATATAAGTCCTATAAAAATGGGGCTTATGTCATCAAAGATTTAAATCTCCAGATCAAGGATGGTGAACTTATCGTCCTTGTAGGAGAAAGTGGCTGCGGCAAGACCACCACAATGCAAATGCTGAACCGATTGATTGAACCTACAAAAGGCAGGATTTCAATCAATGGCAATGACATCATGGAAATGGATCCCATCGACTTAAGGAAACACATTGGATACGTCATTCAGAATACCGGTCTGTTTCCTCATTGGACCATTGAAGAAAACATAGCAACGCTACTACGATTGAGAAAAGTTTCAAAACAAGAAACTGAAATGAAAGTAAAGCAATTCATGGATCTGGTAAACTTGGAATATGACCAATTTGCCAAACGTTATCCAAAGCAACTTTCAGGCGGGCAACAGCAACGGGTAGGAGTTGCTAGGGCACTGATAAACGAACCGGAAATCATACTGATGGATGAGCCGTTTTCTGCTCTTGATCCCATCACCAGGGAACAGCTCCAGGATGAATTGCTAAAACTTCACGATGAACTGCACAAAACAATCATTTTCGTCACTCATGATATTGACGAAGCCATAAAACTGGGAGATAGGATTGCGGTAATGCAACATGGCAAGATTTCCCAGATTGACACTGCAGAAAACATTCTCAAGAATCCTGCAAATGAATTTGTAGAAAAATTCGTAGGAAAGAACCGGTTATGGAAAACACCGGATATGCTCACTGCACAGGATGTCATGGACACTGATTTCGTCACCATAGATCCTGACAGATCGGTCATACAGGCAATTGAACTGATGCAAGCACATAAGAAACCGATACTCTGTGTCGTTCAAAAAGCACCGAATGATCGTAAGAAACTAGTCGGTCTTATCGGTACAAACAGGCTTTGGAGCATAAAAGACAGGACTGTAAGAATAAAAGATGTCATGAAAACAAACCCAAAGGCTTTCCTCCCTTCTACCAGTCTGACCGAAATCATAGCAGAACGAGAAAAAAACAATGTAGTCTTCAGTGCGGTAGTTGATTCAGAAGGCATATTGCAAGGAATGATCACAAATACTTCAATACTCAACATCCTAAGCCAGATCATGCCTGGGAAGGAGGATTACTGA
- a CDS encoding 3'-5' exonuclease produces the protein MNYTALDFETANAKPGGACSLGLAKFNGDGKLIGTWYSLIRPVIPYFNPYMSAIHGLDSSKCLCSPEFDRLWPEILDFIQDDVLVAHNAQFDMRVLKGCLDCYGLGLPVNPYACTLQISRKVWPCLENHKLTTLSQHFGFDYKAHYALDDAINCGLLLAKAGNGHLGNLHSFECFLEQIHLNIRFLQ, from the coding sequence ATGAACTATACAGCATTGGACTTTGAAACTGCAAATGCAAAACCAGGAGGTGCATGCTCCCTCGGACTGGCAAAATTCAACGGAGACGGAAAACTGATCGGCACATGGTACTCCCTTATCCGTCCGGTCATACCATACTTCAATCCCTATATGAGTGCCATCCATGGACTGGACAGCAGCAAATGCCTCTGTTCTCCTGAATTTGACAGACTCTGGCCGGAAATACTTGATTTCATCCAGGACGATGTATTGGTCGCCCACAATGCCCAGTTCGACATGCGTGTGCTGAAAGGTTGCCTTGACTGTTATGGATTGGGACTGCCGGTAAATCCGTATGCCTGTACCCTTCAGATCAGCCGAAAGGTCTGGCCTTGTCTGGAAAACCATAAATTGACTACGCTCAGCCAACATTTCGGTTTTGACTATAAGGCACACTATGCTTTGGATGATGCGATAAACTGTGGCTTGCTTTTGGCAAAAGCAGGGAATGGGCATCTTGGCAATCTTCACAGCTTCGAATGTTTTCTTGAACAGATACACCTGAACATCAGGTTCCTTCAGTAA